TCGCGGCCACCAGCTTCTCGTCAACCGGCTCTCCGCCTTCATCGAAATGGTGTTTCAGCAACCAGGTCGCTCCGCTTTGCAATTGCGTGTCATCAAGCATGCCGACAAGGCCGGCCAGGAATCCGGGTTGTTGATGATGCTGGTCGAACAGGTCCGAAATGAAATCCTTCGACTTTCGGTCCCACCGTCCAAGTTCGTCTTTCAGTGGCATTCCGGCACCCTCCCCCGAGTTTGGCTCAAGCAACCACGCCGTCAATGCGCCTGAACAACAGTCGGATCTGTTTTTCAGTTTCGACGATTGCAAACAGAATGACACCGGTTGCCACAATAAGCATACCGTCGAAGAACGACACGGCCCGTGTGGAAAAAACCTCCTGCAAGGGTGCAATATAGGTAATCGCAAACTGCAGGGCAGCAACGCCGATTACCGTAGTCCAGATTATTCTTGTTCCGCGCAACCCTTTCCAGGTCAGGGATGTTCCGTAAATGTTGCGCACAAAAAACAGGTGGAATATCTCCATGACCACCAGCGTGTTCATCACCATGGTGCGCGCCAGTTCCACTGAATACCCGCGGTCGATCGCATAGGCATAAATCCCGAACACACCACACAGGAACAGTATCGACACCAGTACAATGTGCCAGGCCAGCCCGCTGTTCAAAAGCGGTTCGCTTCTGGGTCGTGGCATTCGCCGCATGGTGTTGGCTTCAGTTGGTTCAAAGGCCAGCACGATCCCCAAGGTACTTGCGGTGATCAGGTTGATCCAGAGGATCTGCAGCGGCGTGATCGGCAGTGTCATGCTGAACAGCAGCGCCACGATTATCACCAGAGTTTCCCCGGCATTGGTCGGCAGCGTCCAGCTGATGACTTTCTGGATGTTGTCATACACGGTACGCCCTTCGCGCACGGCGGCAACTATTGAGGCGAAATTGTCATCTGCCAGCACCAGTTCAGCCGCCTCCTTGGCTGCCTCGCTGCCCTTTTGACCCATGGCGATGCCGGTGTCTGCTCGCCGCAGCGCCGGCGCGTCATTGACCCCGTCACCGGTCATGGCAACAGTCATGCCGTGCGCCTGAAGCGCCATGACCAGCCTGAGCTTGTGCTCCGGGTTGGTGCGGGCAAAGACGTTGGTCTGCAGTGCCGCACCGGCCAGTGTGGCATCATCCATCAGGTCCAGGTCCGAACCCGTCAGAACGGTTTCCGGGTTGCGCAGGCCGACCTGCCGGGCGATTGCTGTTGCCGTACCGGGATGGTCTCCCGTAATCATCTTTGTCAGTATCCCGGCCCCGTCGCACTCCTTGACCGCTTCAATTGCCTCCGGGCGCGGCGGGTCGATCAACCCGACCAGTCCCACCAGGACAAGTCCGTCCTGAACACTCGCGACACCCAGTGTGGTTTTCCCGGCCGGCACCGGTTTCATCGCGACTGCCAGCACGCGCTGGCCCAGCGCGGCAATCTCCCGGGATTTCTCGTTCCAGTATGCCAGCTCAAGCGCCACGGCCTTGCCCGCGCCGGAGCGCTGCTTTGCGCACATGGACAATATCTGTTCAGGCGCGCCTTTCACCGCAACCAGTGCAGAGCCTTCCCGGTTGTGGTTCAGCGTGGCCATGAACCGGTGTTTGGCGTCAAAGGGAATTGCATCAGTGCGTTTCCAGGTGGTGGTTTCCCGGGCAACCTCCATGCCGGTTTTGGCCGACAGCACCAGCAGCGCGCCTTCCATGGGATCGCCTTCAACCAGCCATGTCCCCTCGTGATGGCGCAGTGCTGCATCATTGCACAACGCGGCGGCGCGGCTAAGCTCCTGAAGAACTGCATGATCCGAGCCGTCCACTACTGCACCTTGCAGTGTTATGTGCCCTTCTGGTTCATAGCCGTCACCTTCCACCGTGAAGACGTTTTCGTGGGTCACCACGGATGCCACCATCATCTCGTTGCGGGTCAGGGTGCCGGTCTTGTCTGTACAGATCACCGATACCGAACCCAGGGTTTC
Above is a window of Anderseniella sp. Alg231-50 DNA encoding:
- a CDS encoding HAD-IC family P-type ATPase translates to MNTIKPVNHQKIEQTDKDWHEIAAGAVLERLGTSPDGLSDHEAGRRLKQYGFNRLPQPRSRSSFHRFVLHFNNVLIYVLLGSAAITMLLGHVIDTIAILAVVLANAAIGFIQEGKAEKAMTAIRRMLALRASVMRDARRKSVEGHLLVPGDVVLLEAGDKVPADVRLLETHGLQIQEAILTGESVPVEKHTGPVAAGAMLGDRTCMAFNGTLVTSGFGKAVVVATGATTEIGRISSMISNVEVLTTPLVRQMDGFARWLTILILIVAATLLTFGYFVGHLEFNELFMVVVGLSVAAIPEGLPAVLTITLAVGVQAMARRNAIVRRLPAIETLGSVSVICTDKTGTLTRNEMMVASVVTHENVFTVEGDGYEPEGHITLQGAVVDGSDHAVLQELSRAAALCNDAALRHHEGTWLVEGDPMEGALLVLSAKTGMEVARETTTWKRTDAIPFDAKHRFMATLNHNREGSALVAVKGAPEQILSMCAKQRSGAGKAVALELAYWNEKSREIAALGQRVLAVAMKPVPAGKTTLGVASVQDGLVLVGLVGLIDPPRPEAIEAVKECDGAGILTKMITGDHPGTATAIARQVGLRNPETVLTGSDLDLMDDATLAGAALQTNVFARTNPEHKLRLVMALQAHGMTVAMTGDGVNDAPALRRADTGIAMGQKGSEAAKEAAELVLADDNFASIVAAVREGRTVYDNIQKVISWTLPTNAGETLVIIVALLFSMTLPITPLQILWINLITASTLGIVLAFEPTEANTMRRMPRPRSEPLLNSGLAWHIVLVSILFLCGVFGIYAYAIDRGYSVELARTMVMNTLVVMEIFHLFFVRNIYGTSLTWKGLRGTRIIWTTVIGVAALQFAITYIAPLQEVFSTRAVSFFDGMLIVATGVILFAIVETEKQIRLLFRRIDGVVA